One genomic region from Anabaena sp. PCC 7108 encodes:
- a CDS encoding Mur ligase family protein produces MSVNPDFLLQPFQHFGVNLGLSRIVELLANFGNPHHQVPVIHVAGTNGKGSVCAYLSSILTEAGYRTGRYTSPHLVDWTERICINEQPIEPSELCELILKIRDAIDSETESPTQFEVITAAAWLYFAQQKVDIAVMEVGLGGRLDATNVCSQPLVTVITSISREHWQQLGPTIADIAREKAGIIKPGCPVVVGQLPAEAETVVRLLTLELQCPIFTPQPAKNINPGWAEYQRLDVDKIENSQSKIKYPLPLKGQIQLHNSALALAALEILQQQGWEISETAIIKGMEKTKWPGRIQWTTWKDHKLLIDGAHNPAAAEVLRHYVDSLNTQNITWVIGMLATKDHADIFQALLKRGDKLYLVPVPDSNSANLDNLTKLALETCPNLGFCSTYPDVFSALDAAFTSTDNLVVLSGSLYLLGHFLGNRE; encoded by the coding sequence CAACCCTTTCAACACTTTGGTGTCAATCTGGGACTATCCCGCATTGTCGAATTATTGGCAAATTTCGGAAATCCTCATCACCAAGTTCCTGTAATTCATGTGGCTGGAACTAACGGCAAAGGTTCTGTTTGTGCTTATCTTTCCTCAATACTTACTGAAGCTGGTTATCGCACAGGACGCTATACTTCCCCTCATTTAGTTGATTGGACAGAACGTATTTGTATTAACGAGCAGCCAATCGAACCAAGTGAGTTGTGCGAATTAATACTAAAAATTAGAGATGCTATTGACTCCGAGACAGAATCACCTACTCAGTTTGAAGTAATTACCGCAGCAGCTTGGTTATATTTTGCACAACAGAAAGTTGATATAGCGGTGATGGAAGTTGGTTTAGGTGGGCGTTTGGATGCAACTAATGTTTGTTCTCAGCCTTTGGTGACAGTAATTACTTCCATAAGTCGAGAACACTGGCAGCAACTAGGTCCCACTATTGCCGATATTGCCAGAGAAAAAGCTGGTATTATCAAACCTGGATGTCCTGTAGTAGTAGGTCAATTGCCAGCAGAGGCGGAAACAGTGGTGCGATTGCTTACTCTAGAATTACAATGCCCTATTTTTACCCCTCAACCTGCTAAGAATATTAACCCAGGATGGGCAGAATATCAAAGATTAGATGTAGATAAAATAGAAAACTCTCAATCTAAAATTAAATATCCATTACCGTTAAAGGGACAAATTCAATTACATAATTCAGCTTTAGCTTTAGCAGCTTTGGAAATATTGCAACAACAAGGTTGGGAAATTTCTGAAACAGCCATTATTAAGGGCATGGAAAAAACTAAATGGCCAGGCCGAATACAATGGACTACCTGGAAAGATCATAAACTATTAATTGATGGCGCACACAATCCAGCCGCAGCCGAAGTTTTACGTCATTATGTAGATAGTCTCAATACTCAAAATATAACTTGGGTAATAGGAATGCTGGCTACTAAAGATCATGCTGATATTTTTCAAGCACTTCTCAAAAGAGGAGATAAATTATATTTAGTACCAGTTCCCGATAGTAATTCCGCAAATCTTGATAATTTAACAAAATTAGCCCTGGAAACTTGCCCAAATTTAGGTTTTTGCAGCACCTATCCAGATGTATTCTCAGCTTTAGATGCTGCATTCACCTCTACAGATAACTTAGTAGTTTTATCCGGTTCTCTCTATTTACTTGGTCATTTTTTAGGGAATAGGGAATAG